GTTGCAGAATTCGGCGCTTCTACAGAATTAGTCATTGCAGGTGTATCTTTATTCGTTGTCGGTGAGTGAGCAGTTCATTACTGATATCCATAAGATAACTGATAATTGACAAACTTTCGCAGGATTTGCATTCGGACCTTTATTCTGGGCACCCTTTTCTGAAGTATTTGGACGAAGATGGTCATAcataatatcatatacattCTTAACAATCTGGACTGGAGCATCAGCTGGAGCACCCAATATGGCATCTTTATTAGTGTTTAGATTTCTATCCGGATTATTCggttcatcacctttagctaaTGCGGGAGGAACTATTTCAGATGTATTAGATGCAAATCaaagaggtttaggtatGGCTTTATTCTCTGCTGCACCATTTTTAGGTCCTTCATTAGGTCCAATCACAGGTGGTTTCTTAGGTTTAACTTCAGGTTGGAGATGGGTAGAAGGTTATTTAACAATTTTCGCAGGTGTAATGTTGATTGTAGTAGCTATTTTTGGTTCAGAATCTTACGCTCCATTGTTATTAAGAAGACGTGCAacaactttatcaaaagCCACTGGCAAAGTTTACAGATTTAGAGCAGATGCTAAAAAACCATTGGAAGTCGGTCCTTTATTCGTTACTTCTTTGATCAGACCTTGGAAATTCTTGTGGTACGAGCCAATTGTTTCTATCTTGACTGTATACACTGTAAGTGCTTCTTTCCCTATATATAGTAAAGTCATATGGCTCAAAAGCTGATGGATCTGTTATATAGGCTTTGATTTATGGTATCCTCTATCTTAATTTCGCTGCCTACCCAATTGTCTTCCAACAAGGTCACGGATGGAACGTTGGtattggtggtttagctttCTTAGGTATTTTGATTGGAACTGTTTGTTCAGTTATCATTTCAGTTGTCTATGTCAATCcacaatatatcaaaattgcAAAGAAGAAAGGTGGTAGAGCCGATCCTGAAGATAGATTACCCCCTGCTATTTGGGGTGGTTTCTTGTTAGTCATTGGTTTAGCTGGATTTGCCGCTACAGATGGTCCAAACGTTCATTGGATCGCTCCTATTATCTTTGGTATTCCTTTCGGTACTGGTATCATTATTGTCTTCTTGGCCGTTTTAGGTTACTTAGTCGATAGTTACACCGTGAGTTTCGGCTTTCCTGGATAACAGACATATCATAGCCTGACTTACACTGACCACTTATTGTCACGTCACAGATCTACGCCGCTTCAGTACTTGCTGCCAACTCCGTTTTACGAAGTTTGTTTGGTGCAGCTTTCCCACTTTTCACCAGACAAATGTTTGCTAAATTAGGTGTACATTGGGGTGTAGCGTTACCTGGATTTTTAGCATTGGCCTGTATACCATTTACAGTTTTATTCTACAAATATGGTGCTAGTATCAGAGCAAAATGTAAATATGCTGCTGATGCAGAAAAGACAATGGCAATGTTAATGGCAGCAAGAATggaacaagctaaaaaagacGACGAAGAAGCTAATATCGCTAATGGTAATAAACCTGAACAAGATAACATGAACAATAATGGACAACAAGAAATTGATGTTCAACCTGCTGAAcaagaaggtggattatcaaaagttgaatctCATGCTGCTGAACATTCAAGACCAAatagatcaacttcattctcacaaaacaacaataattTGAATAGAATACCATCACATATACCAAAACATTTACATCATGAATGGACAACATATgaaattttagctgatagagatgaagttgatttaagagatgatgaaagaatcagattaaatgaattacatGAAAAGTTCAATTACGTCAAAGCTAGACCAACACCACCTCAAGCTTAAGTCAATCAAACACTTGAGAAGTATCGTGAATGGTGGGGCATAGAGCAAAAAAAAAGTAAGAAGGATAATTACGCATGAAGTCAACGAAGAATAAGGAAAAACATTATAATCAGAAAAGACCTACATATTTAGTCCACAATATATACCTCTATAGAATATACCCCATTTAATCAATCCATAGAcataatatcatatttataaTAGCATTAATTATAGTGTATTCCCATGCACATGCATACAGGCTTACAGGCATATCATGATGAATCTTATTTGTTATCGTATTCCACAATTGTGGGTTGGTGGGTTTGGTTCGTGGATGTAAAGTAATAAACAAATAATACGGCGGAGATATCCGATCTTAATCTTACCTGACTGAGCATGAAGATGTGATTTGTAATTATAGAAATTTCGTCGTTGATATCGAAAAAAAGGCTTCTTCTGCTGCAGCGTTGAAACTTGTAATTCTCGTAAACAATCAATCCACGATCATCTTATAGATCCTACTTCTCTGTGTATAATCCGCTAGAGATCCCTCAAATCAGTACCGTCTTGCCCGATACTATCGGAGTCTATATCAGTGAAGAAACCAATATCCATTAGGTTTTAGGGGATCACTTTGGTCTAGatcaataatcaagataagaTCATCTTTCGTGATCAGTTTCGACAATTCCAGGTTGTAAAATCAAGCATAAAGCATAATATCCGCATATCGAAATCAACTTTCTTAGGTCGACTACATATCTTCTCAACTGGATAAAAAGAACTTGTAGAAATCGCATATAATAATCAATCTCATTTAAATCAATAAACCTCCCAAGACGTCTCTTCCTTTAATCTCTAAAATCAGCTATTCCTCGAATCACAATTAGCCCACGTTCAACATgactttttcatcttcatcaaacacAAACACGAATTTATATTTATTCACTACATCACAAATTCCATTACCTATCAAATATCCTCATCCACGTAAACCAATATTagttttaccttctttaattCACAGATCTTTACATAATTCATTAGATGGTGAAACACCTTCATTTTTAATTCAACAGCAAGAAGGTTCTAatacaaaaggtaaagaaacaATAATCATACCACATCCAGATAATTTAATTAAACATGATTTACCTCCACTTCAAACATCTACAAGTACAAGTACAATAAGTGGatctaatgatgaaattgaaaaagaagacaagaagaaTGAACACCCATCTAAACCAACTGAAACTCAAGttaatggtgaaattgatggaATTGGATTATCAGATTCTTCAGCAAATTATTTAATTGATTCTGAATTAACTGTAAAATTACATTTaattggtggtgatgatgatcacaGTAGTACTTCAACAGGAatagaaaatgatgattcagcGAAATATTTGGAATGGATTAAAGAATCTTTAAATGTTTTAACGAAATATAAAGGATTAAATGGtaaacaaattgataattttttaATTGGATTTAAAGGATTAGATTATAGAggatcaaaaacaaaagctTCAGAAATGTTTGGTTGTGgttcagaaggtttagaagcTCCAAATACAGAATCTATATCTGATACAGTTttagaaaaatcaattttgaatACTTTTTCTCATctaattcaagatcaaaatgatagtaattcaataataataaatgaGAAAACTAAATTAGGTTCATTATATTCaactttagatttattaaaaCAATTAGTTTCATTAAAACAAAATAACCCAAATAAAGGAATAAAAGTAAATGCTTTAGATACTCCAGATTGTCAtcatttacctaaagaataTACAAATTATGCAAAAGAGAATGGAATTGAATTATGggctggtggtggtggtgaaggttcaggtaagtttgattttgcTGTTGATACTAATTCCAATTCCTTCTTTACGCTTGTTCATCTTGTTAGTCGCCCTCATTCCTACTCTTTCCGCAAACCTCTTTCTATTCTTCggattgattttctcttctatccTTGTATTCCcattttcctcatctttttctttttggtcaATAACACTTATTCCCTCACTAAGATTCATATACAACGAATTAACCATCTTTAAGTTAAATGAGAATACGAATACTTACTATTCTTTACCCATTTCTAACATCTATAgatccattaccttcaaatcatCTACATAATTTACTTCAAGAATTTTCAAGTAAAATATCCGATTTAACAAATGAGAAAATCAACTCCTTACAGAATCAAATACCATTAAgagaagatggattgaaatTCGATTCAGAGAAAGTGAAAAGTTCAGTTGATGTTAAATGGGTTTTGAGTGTGAGTGGGATATATTTATCTATTCCTCTCgaattttgattgttacCGACGAGTTGAAATGTATTATCATGGACGATTCACTGATttattatattatcatattcaaACTTGTTAGTATACACTAGTttcaaaaacaagaaatgTTGTAAAAGATAAAGGGTATGTTTCTCACTACTTATGATTTTTTATATCTGCGCAAATCTGATATTGTACTTTCACATTCTACCAGGTACATCGTATCAGCTAATTTCACAGCATGAGATTCACGATTTCAAAGAAGTTTCACCCGAGGAAATAGTGTCAACTGGGTAGTTTTGGTGACAATTGATCGAAACAACCGACATCGGCGGCCGGCGGCTTCCGGTACAGACAATCAAAATTGTATATAGCATGGTATTCCTTTCAGATTAGACAGACAAATTCACATTTGGGCTTAGGTCTTTCTTATGTGTACTATCTACATTCTTCGAGTCCAAAACAAAACAATCAATGCATGGAAtccaatatatatatctatgtAATTACTGTAATAattctttctccttttgaAGAGATTCGAGGAAACTAACCATCTGATCCAAAAAGAGTTGCATAACTAAAATCAGCGTTATATCCGAGCGTGATGTCGAAGACAATTAATATTTGATAGACCCCAATGGGAAATTGTGACCGATATATGAAAATTACATACCGTCTGAtgtcttctttcagcttcttctctACCGAAGGGCGTCTATAAGGAAATATTTCGTCATTACTTTTGAGTTTATCAAGTAAATCAGAATCcgtttgttgatgttgacaaTGAAGCAACgagaaatgattgatatcaAATACTTAGAGAGAATAAATACTCACTTTCATCCTATCTCTAATCTTTAACAATTTTTCTTCAAAATGATCTTCTGCTCCATgaccatcatcttcattatcatgtAACAATTTACGATTTATCTTACAACTAAAAGCTGAACATCTCATAATACCTATTGAACCTATAGCATCTAATCTATCTGAATCTTGTACTGCAAATAATTCTTTACATTCATCTTGCCATGTCCATTGATTTTTAGAACGTGATTTAATTTctgatgtatatgatatatttggtattatcttcaaaatcaattctGCTTGATTAGATGTTAAACAAGGATGAGATAAAAATGGAGataataaatctgataaagttggtgaagatTCTGTACGATATTTATCTGTAATATACAAACAATATTATTATCCATTAAAAGAGGGATTTTACAATTAGTAattgctttatcatcatGAACGATGAACggaattgaagttgaagaacaaCTAACGATCTATAAAAATACCgaatatcaaatatcagcttttaacTAAGCATTCCAAAATAATCACTAATGAAGGTCAAATCCTTCAAGTAGAATTTAACAACtcaccatctaaatcatgAAACAAAGCAGCTAATTCAACAACCAACATATCAGGCTGAGGTTCTAGGGTTTTTGCTATTCTTATAGCTACCCGTCTAACTCTATCAACTAAAGAGAACGGCAATGAACATTATCAGTAGATTGTTCGATCTAAGACCTAAGATGATTGACAGACAACACTATATTTATCTCTAATCACTCACCATGCGGCCAATCATGAGAAGGATCATAACTATAGAACAGTTTGGTTCAGTCAGATCTTTAGTATTTCTATCAAGCTTGAAAGATGATAGAGAACAGCTTTACCCGGCCATATGATCCCTCACAAAATTCTCAGCTTTCTTCAGCAGATCTTCGTAGCTATGATCGGACACAGTCATTTTCGAGCTTAATTAGATTCCTTAGTGGATTATAAATCGAGTGAAGACTATGTATTATACAAGAAGATAATTGATATATTATAGCAACAACGAAGAATGcaagatatatatttatacGCGTAGTGGACAACGCGTGTGGAggtttatcaagattaagTCAACTACAGTCGGGATTAGTAAAGTTGACTAATCCTATTAGACTTATTGAAACATATTTCGTAATCTGCATTAGGGAAATGTAGGGGTACGAGAACAGTTATGTTAAGTTAtatcttctctctttcctTATTGTGACTCAAGCAAAGAAGATATTAGCAAAGAGTGAATATatctatgtatatatcaCAGAGTAATCGATTACataatatcatcatactCTACGTTAACCATGGTCCCAAACATGAGAGTGCTTTCTGAGCGTCGTATATATTCATGCTTAATTCTTACAGTCGTTCAATTACTCAATTCGATTTCATCCTATTATCAGAAGGATATATACATTTGATACTGAGTGATCTGTATTGTAACGAGTAAGCTATCACATGTAGCGAATCCACATCTCGCTTGATACCTCTACCAAAAGCTCTTGAGGAAAACTACCAATTCTGCAAATATGAATGAAACAATATCGGTTTTTATCTCTCTTCCATAAATAAAGTATTCTCCTGATGAGAACGATCTATTTTATGCCAAAACTCTAATTCTCATCTACGGTCATAGAAGATAGAAAACGCCGCCTCTCGTCCGCTCGGCGCAGCTTAAGCTATCTATCGCTCGattagtaccaaggtgggggaccacttgggaatcccgggtgctgtagtttttttttaatttttaCCTGTCGATGTCTGACCAGACAAAAGCGAAGGGAAAATGACAACGAAACAACGGGTGACATAGCAACGAAGGGACGAAAGATTTGAGTTCTGATTCGCCTCCGAATTGAgtaaatgttgaatttgaaagtGGGATTTTGATGGTCTATGTGGAGACTAAGTTTTCAATTAAAACCTCGAATTTATCCCAAGACTCAATCTGAAGCTCACAAGAAAAATCCTTTAGTGCGCTTTCAATGATGGCGCCATCTTTGAAATACCCTTGTCAACTTGTGTAGTGGTGTGTAGTGGTAACTCGAAACTCACGATATTACCATCAGTCGAATCATTCAAAAAGCCTGATGACAGCATCGGTTCTGACGCTAGAATGAAAGCTGGTACCGCGATACAAGTCAGATGATCATGCGATGCTCTCTTCTCGTTCGATTAGTACTTACCGGCAACAATTTACAATCAATCTTCATTACCAAACCAATCTTTGAAtcgttcttcttccttttcccaCCTCTCTGGTCTTTTCTTGTGTCCTTCTGTAACTTCTTTGAGGGCTCGGCTGGCTAATACATCATGACAAGGTTCagttattattgttatatGGATTATGCTATTGTATACGGAGATTTTGGCCAAAAACAAGAGGTGCTTTAGGATTGTGAATTGGTATGATATCATGAATAGAAGTCGTTACGATTACTCTTGAACTTACTTTTAACACTTCTACCCcaaaaatcaccttcttcaccacctttatccCATGGATACTCGtcaatttctttaggtaaCTTCAGAAACCAAGTTTTCTTAATTTGACCCGAAGCAGAGAATGTATgtcttgaagaagctgctaagATCAGGATGAAATCTGAAGTGATGCATCGAAATCAGTGAAAAAAGACggtatatttgtatatctGATGAACATTGTTTCGTTATACGATACTCACGATGATTCGTCATCTGCGAATGGTCACATCATTCAGTTTTTTGAGAGCGCACTACTGGTCGGGCACTAACACTAGACcatcaactcactttcctCCCACTGTGTAAGATAAAATGTATACTCTGACTTCTACCATATCCAACCCTTCTATATAAAGCTTGACGAAATAAGTCTTCCTGATATTTTCCATCTCTGGTTTTGTAGCGCTTCATATCAGCTTGTTCCTTTCAGTTCTTTACGATTGAGAAGTAACGATAttatggatgaagaaagagagtGAATAGATTACATACACGTCATCACTTCCCTCTTCAGCAGGGTTCTGATCAACATGAGCTGATCGTCTTTTTCTGCGTTTTGTAGGTCTTTCTTCGTCGGAAGTAGAATCGATTGACGAAGAGGGTCTAGTTATAGTATATTCGCCTATATCCCAAAGCACTATAGTATAATCAACCTGATCAGTTGAGGGCAATGGCCCACAAGCAGTATAAAAAGTTGTGCAAATTGTGCAGTCTCCACTCACACGTTCCACCTTTTCTCCCACCTGAGAATTCTACCATACGTATGCGATTATCAGATCACCCGCTATTTAAGAGAAAGTTCCGATTCTCCTAGAAAGGGATGCTTACTTCGCCCATCCGATCCTGAGTTGAACATCAGTATTATCGTCACTTACGGTAAAAACAAGTTGACTCACCTTCGTAAGTAGTATAACTTATAGGATGTATAGTGGTTTCAACTGCTAATCTACTAGATTCACCCTTTTTCGAAATGCCTAAGCAATcagaatatatagatatcTGGATCAGCTTGAGATATCACAGAGCGGAGTTCCAAGGAGCCGTTTGAAGTACTAGCAAAATTGTTAAAGGGAGGGAGATCATCAGACATACCTATAAGACCTTTCGGTACAGCCCAACTAACAGTTCCATCATCTACCTGCATTCGTAAATCGTAATGCATCGCTATGGTGATCAAAtacatcttcaattcttttttctGAAACATTCTCGTGAGAAATTGACTGACCAGTCGCTGAATGTCTTTGTATACACcaaaaatttctttttcttaatGCTGGAAATCGCTCAATTTCAGATCGGGTGAATCCCCAAATACCAATTCTCTCTTCCTCCCCTTCAACTCCAGCTGAATGATGAATTGTTGTATCTGCTATACCATTCGTCTTCTCCTGCTCCTCCTGCTCTGTATGGATATTCCGTACTGGAATTTCCATCTCAGATGATACCGCTTGCTGATTATCATTACTAACGGAGATTACATTTGTATCTTGCTCCTGTTTACGCGTCTGTTCACCTTCGTTGGATGTAACGCCTGAATCAACCgagatcttcttcttgttgagaaggtgaagagTCCACATGATATGCTCCCCGTTGACCCATCGATAAACTTTGATGTTCGCGTACAATCTTTAAAGACAACACTCCTTTCCAGAAGGAACGATCATTTCTTCGtggtcaacatcaacaa
This is a stretch of genomic DNA from Kwoniella dendrophila CBS 6074 chromosome 3, complete sequence. It encodes these proteins:
- a CDS encoding DNA ligase D, 3'-phosphoesterase domain-containing protein, encoding MWTLHLLNKKKISVDSGVTSNEGEQTRKQEQDTNVISVSNDNQQAVSSEMEIPVRNIHTEQEEQEKTNGIADTTIHHSAGVEGEEERIGIWGFTRSEIERFPALRKRNFWCIQRHSATAMHYDLRMQVDDGTVSWAVPKGLIGISKKGESSRLAVETTIHPISYTTYEGSDGRKFSGGRKGGTLLWDIGEYTITRPSSSIDSTSDEERPTKRRKRRSAHVDQNPAEEGSDDVDGKYQEDLFRQALYRRVGYGRSQSIHFILHSGRKMTNHHFILILAASSRHTFSASGQIKKTWFLKLPKEIDEYPWDKGGEEGDFWGRSVKTSRALKEVTEGHKKRPERWEKEEERFKDWFGNED